One Gallus gallus isolate bGalGal1 chromosome 11, bGalGal1.mat.broiler.GRCg7b, whole genome shotgun sequence DNA window includes the following coding sequences:
- the SLC38A8 gene encoding putative sodium-coupled neutral amino acid transporter 8, which yields MERGEGQPLLGLRNTGSAGLSSAGAVFIMLKSALGAGLLSFPWAFNKAGGAVPAILVELGSLVFLVSGLAVLGYAAALSAQPTYQGVVRAVCGPAAGRLCELCFLLNLFMIAVALLRVVGDQLEKLCDSLYPPGALSEGSPWYVDQRFTLPALCALVIFPLSVPREIGFQKYSSILGTLAACYLMLVIVLKYHLQGGSLGLLQATRPPRASSWTSMFSVIPTICFGFQCHEACVAIYSSMRNQSFSHWVAVSVLSMLICLFIYSLTGLYGYLTFGEDVAPDVLMSYPGNDPVVITARLLFGVSIVTIYPIVVLLGRSVVQDLWAHPKFKAVLVSERHERQSRVALTISWMAATLAIALFVPDIGKVIELIGGISAFFIFIFPGMCLLCMTGTQAIGAPKKAVLITWGVLSVLGGTFVCGQSAALAVMGLLR from the exons atggagaggggCGAGGGCCAACCGCTGCTGGGGCTGCGGAACacgggcagtgctgggctctccTCTGCTGGTGCCGTTTTCATCATGCTCAAGTCTGCgctgggtgctgggctgctcaGCTTCCCCTGGGCATTCAACAAGGCCGGGGGTGCCGTGCCTGCCATCCTGGTGGAGCTG GGCTCGCTGGTGTTCCTGGTGAGcgggctggcagtgctgggctaTGCGGCGGCACTCAGCGCCCAGCCCACCTACCAAGGCGTGGTGCGGGCGGTGTGCGGCCCGGCGGCGGGGAGGCTCTGCgagctctgcttccttctcaACCTCTTCATGATCGCCGTGGCTCTGCTGCGGGTGGTGGGCGACCAGCTGGAGAAAC TGTGCGACTCGCTGTACCCACCCGGCGCACTGAGCGAGGGCTCCCCCTGGTACGTGGATCAGCGCTTTACCCTCCCGGCGCTGTGTGCCCTGGTCATCTTCCCGCTGTCTGTGCCCAGGGAGATCGGCTTCCAGAAGTACTCCAG caTACTGGGTACGCTGGCTGCCTGCTACCTCATGCTGGTCATCGTCCTCAAGTACCACCTGCAGGGTGGGAGTCTGGGACTCCTGCAGGCCACCCGGCCCCCCAG GGCCTCCTCCTGGACCTCCATGTTCAGCGTCATCCCCACCATCTGCTTTGGGTTCCAG TGCCACGAAGCCTGTGTGGCCATCTACAGCAGCATGCGCAACCAGAGCTTCTCCCACTGGGTGGCTGTCTCCGTGCTCTCCAtgctcatctgtctcttcatctaCTCCCTCACCG ggctcTATGGCTACCTGACCTTTGGCGAGGACGTGGCCCCTGATGTCTTGATGTCCTACCCTGGGAACGACCCTGTTGTCATCACTGCCCGCTTGCTCTTTGGTGTCTCCATTGTCACCATCTACCCCattgtggtgctgctgggacG GTCAGTGGTGCAGGACCTGTGGGCACACCCCAAGTTCAAGGCTGTGCTTGTGTCTGAGAGGCATGAACGGCAGAGCCGGGTGGCATTGACCATCTCATGGATGGCTGCCACACTCGCCATTGCCTTGTTTGTCCCCGACATCGGCAAGGTCATTGAGCTCATCGGCGGCATCAGtgctttcttcatcttcatcttcccag GGATGTGCCTGTTGTGCATGACGGGGACACAAGCCATTGGGGCGCCCAAAAA ggctgtgctgatcACCTGGGGTGTCCTCTCTGTGCTGGGGGGCACCTTTGTGTGCGGGCAGAGTGCTGCCCTGGCTGTGATGGGGCTGCTGCGTTGA
- the NECAB2 gene encoding N-terminal EF-hand calcium-binding protein 2 isoform X3: MGRSMRRNSRSSSTPSTQTTLNYFADHMGDYEDVLASLETLNLSILKAMDYTKRVYESGSNVDQFVTRFLLKETANQTQSLLSSVESAVDAIDEQTNPSRQCPGPAGLALTEPWYDSPVPSYAPPGRIVPRGHGKSSQSGAPEPRQDGLEGQIGRLAALIGRLEDKTLWFDLHQRLSDSESTACAYLLLVRDEMTVSHKHLGEFCSSLKQYLKSVAGERDCFHVTAVKLPDGVTFIVYEFWETEEDWKSCLVHPEPRLTVRGPGCVPHPLPGAVSPIVLARGECDCHLSAAKELPLSPTNSTSPSAEPLLGHLSPHRVGSLGPGRGW, from the exons ACTATTTTGCTGATCACATGGGAGACTACGAAGATGTCCTGGCCTCACTGGAGACTCTGAACCTCTCCATTCTGAAGGCAATGGACTACACCAAGCGC GTGTATGAGAGCGGCAGCAATGTGGACCAGTTTGTCACCCGCTTCCTGCTGAAGGAGACAGCCAACCAGACCCAGTCGCTGCTGAGCTCAGTGGAGAGTGCTGTGGACGCCATTGATGAGCAGACCAACCCCTCCAG GCAGTGCCCTGGCCCAGCCGGCCTTGCGCTGACAGAGCCCTGGTACGACAGTCCTGTGCCCAGCTATGCACCCCCTGGCCGGATTGTGCCCCGGGGCCACGGAAAGAGCAGCCAGAGTG GTGCCCCTGAGCCCAGGCAGGATGGGCTGGAGGGGCAGATCGGCAGGTTGGCTGCGCTCATCGGCAGGCTGGAGGACAAG ACTCTCTGGTTTGACCTGCACCAGCGGCTGTCGGACAGCGAGAGCACGGCTTGTGCG TACCTCCTCCTGGTGCGGGACGAGATGACGGTGTCACACAAGCACCTGGGCGagttctgcagctccctgaagcAGTACCTGAAGAGCGTGGCTGGGGAGCGGGACTGCTTCCA CGTCACTGCGGTCAAGCTGCCCGACGGAGTTACCTTCATTGTCTATGAGTTTTGGGAGACCGAGGAGGACTGGAAGAG ctgcctggTGCACCCTGAGCCAAGACTGACTGTGCGGGGACCTGGCTGTGTCCCCCACCCCCTGCCAGGCGCTGTTTCCCCCATTGTGTTGGCCAGAGGGGAGTGTGATTGTCACCTGTCTGCAGCAAAGGAACTCCCCTTGTCCCCCACCAACAGCACCTCACCCTCAGCTGAACCACTCCTGGGGCATCTCTCCCCACACAGGGTGGGCTCTTTGGGGCCTGGGAGGGGGTGGTAA